DNA from Actinomycetota bacterium:
CAATCTTTATAAACTGAAATTATAAATAGAACTCAGACTTACGATATTTTATTTTTAACATTATTAAAAATTAAAAGTAAAAATTCAACAATTTATTCAGACATGAGTTCTTCAAGTTCCATATTGAATTCTTTCAGGCTGTCAAACTGTTTGTACACTGAAGCAAATCTGATATAAGCAACCTTATCAATGGTTTTCAGGTGTTTTAGAACCAGATTCCCGATCTCCTGAGAGCTTATCTCATTAGTCGGAGTATTGTTTATTTCTGTTTCGATTTCATTTACGACTTTTTCAAGAGATTTTGTGCTGATATTTCTCTTTACGCATGCTCTTATCAGGCCATCAAGAATTTTATTCCTGTTGAACGGCTGCCTTGTTCCGTCTTTTTTTATTACAGCTATTGGCTGAGTTTCAATTCTCTCATAAGTGGTAAACCGCTTAAAACATCTTTCGCACTCACGTCTTCTTCTTATGGACTCATTATCTTCGGTAAGTCTGGAATCTATGACTTTGCTGTCTAAATTATCGCAGTAAGGACATTTCATTTTTTTAATACAGGCTTTAAAATAATTTTAACTTTAAAAACAAAATTTTATCTATAATATTAATAATAGAAAAAAATAATCAAATAGACAAATTTTTGTATAAAGTCAAATCCTGGCAAAAATTTTTCATTAATAATAAAACAGTATCAGGTAATTTTGTAATTCTGATTCTTATCCGGAGTAAATAGATGAGGCTTTTTGACTATAAGGAAGATAATAAAATTGGGCATGTCCTTTTGGAAAAGCAAATTAAAAAAAATGAAAGCGGTTTAAGAAAATACTCTGTTCGTTTCAAATCTCCTTTTCTGACCGGTTTTTCAGAAAACGATATGGTAAACGGGGAGTATATTGATGGTTATAATGATAAAAAGAGAAAATGTATTATCCTGCTGCATGGCTTTAAAAGCGTGGACGGCAAGCTTGCTCCTTATTATTCCTTTGCAGAGCAGGCAGTTGAAAGCGGATTTAGCTGCTTTTTTATGAATCTTCCCTTTCATCTTGAAAGAACTCCTTTTTCCAAAAAGAGCGGGGAAGTCTTGCTGAACAATGATGATAGCGGCATGCTTGATTTTTTTCACCAGGCTGTTGTTGATGCAAAAAAAGCGATAAATATCCTGAAAAAGGAATTCCCCGTAGAAAATTTTTATATATGCGGCTTAAGCCTGGGAGGCATGTGCTCTGTTTTTATAAAAGCGTTTGAAAGAAGAGTGGAAAAAGCGGTGCTTGTGGAGTGCGGAGGTAACTGGCATGAAATATACTGGAACAGTTTCATGTCAAAAATTATCCTTAAAGGCAAGTATTTAAGAGAGGGGAAAATAGAAAAAGAAAAGTCTGCGCTTTTTTATAGTTTTTTCCCGGAGTTTATCAGGGAATTTAAAAAGATTTATGGAAGAAAACAGGAAAACTTCTGTGACTTGCATGAAATACAGAATTCCTGTCTGAATAAATACCTTAATCCCAAATGGTTTTTAAGCGATCCGATTACATGGGCGCACAGAATAAAACGTGATGAGTCTCTGATAATAAGCTCCAGATTTGACCCTTTATTCAATAAAAAAACCATCATGCAGCTTAAAAAAGAACTGGGTGATCCTGAAATAATATGGATTAACAGATTTCATACCTCAGATATTTTAAAAAACAGGAGATTGAATGCAGTAATTTTTAATTATCTTGACAGGGATTAGCTCAAAACAGAAAACTAAAAATCAATAAAATGAAGTTTTTTGAACTGCTCATTTTCTCCGATAAGTGTTAAAACGTCAAATTCTGTAAATTTATAATTAACGTCCGGTGGCGTTTTTACATTTCCGTCTTTATCTTTGATGCTTATAATTGTAACTGAATATTTTTTTCTAAGATTCAGTTCTATGAGATTTTTTCCATGCATGAAAAGAGGTACCTTAAGTTCAATTATTGAAACTTCCGGACTTAATTCGATATAATCAATAAGAGTGTCTGAGCTTAGTGTCTTTCCTATTCTCTGCCCCATGTCTTTTTCGGGAAACACTATTGTATCAGCTCCCACCTTTTCAAGCACTTTCCCCTGAACCTTTGTGCCTGCCTTTGCAATTATATGTTTTGCACCTTTTTCTTTGACAAGTAAAGTTGCGAGTATTGAATTTTGTATATATTTTTCACCTATGCTTATTATTACTGCCTCAAACTCAGAAATTCCAAGCGTATCCAGTACGT
Protein-coding regions in this window:
- the nrdR gene encoding transcriptional repressor NrdR, yielding MKCPYCDNLDSKVIDSRLTEDNESIRRRRECERCFKRFTTYERIETQPIAVIKKDGTRQPFNRNKILDGLIRACVKRNISTKSLEKVVNEIETEINNTPTNEISSQEIGNLVLKHLKTIDKVAYIRFASVYKQFDSLKEFNMELEELMSE
- a CDS encoding TrkA family potassium uptake protein is translated as MKKSFLIIGLGRFGINVARTLTRAGHSVLGVDSDGDIIQKFSFEIDNVMKLDATDSDVLDTLGISEFEAVIISIGEKYIQNSILATLLVKEKGAKHIIAKAGTKVQGKVLEKVGADTIVFPEKDMGQRIGKTLSSDTLIDYIELSPEVSIIELKVPLFMHGKNLIELNLRKKYSVTIISIKDKDGNVKTPPDVNYKFTEFDVLTLIGENEQFKKLHFIDF